From Antechinus flavipes isolate AdamAnt ecotype Samford, QLD, Australia chromosome 1, AdamAnt_v2, whole genome shotgun sequence:
GATGGCTCCATTTGGGGGCGTTGGATGGCTACTGATTCATTGGATGCTCTGTTTGGGGGTGTTGGATGGCTACTGATTCATCATTTGGCTCCATTTGGGGGTGTTGAATGGTTACTGATTGGATAGCTCTGTTTGGGGGTGTTAGATGGCTACTGATTCATCATTTGGCTCCATTTGGGGTGTTGGATGGTTACTGCTTGGATGGCTCCATTTGGGGGGGTTGGATGGCTACTGATTGGATGGCTCCATTTGGAGGTGTTAGATGGCTACTGATTGGATGGCTCCATTTGGGGGTGTTGGATGGCTACTGATTCATTGGATGCTCCGTTTGGGGGTGTTGGATGGCTACTGATTCATCATTTGGCTCATTTGGGGGTGTGAATGGTTACTGATTGGATGGCTCCGTTTGGAGGTGTTAGATGGTTACTGATTGGATGGCTCCATTTGGGGGTGTTGGATGGCTACTGATTCATCATTTGGCTCATTTGGGGGTGTGAATGGTTACTGATTGGATGGCTCCGTTTGGGGGTGTTAGATGGCTACTGATTCATCATTTGGCTCCATTTGGGGGTGTTGGATGGTTATTGATTGGATGGCTCCATTTGGGGGTGTTGGATGGCTACTGATTCATCATTTGGCTCCATTTGGGGGTGTTGGATGGTTACTGATTGGATGGCTCCATTTGGGGGTGTTGGATGGCTACTGATTCATCATTTGGCTCCATTTGGGGTGTTGAATGGTTACTGATTGGATGGCTCCGTTTGGGGGTGTTAGATGGCTACTGATCATCATTTGGCTCCATTTGGGGGTGTTGGATGGTTACTGATTGGATGGCTCCATTTGGGGGTGTTGGATGGCTACTGATTCATCATTTGGCTCCATTTGGGGGTGTTGAATGGTTACTGATTGGATGGCTCCATTTGGAGGTGTTAGATGGCTACTGATTGGATGGCTCCATTTGGGGGTGTTAGATGGCTACTGATTCATCAGATGCTCCGTTTGGGGGGCGTTGGATGGCTACTGATTGGATGGCTCCATTTGGGGGCGTTGGATGGCTACTGATTCATTGGATGCTCTGTTTGGGGGTGTTGGATGGCTACTGATTCATCATTTGGCTCCATTTGGGGGTGTTGAATGGTTACTGATTGGATAGCTCTGTTTGGGGGTGTTAGATGGCTACTGATTCATCATTTGGCTCCATTTGGGGGTGTTGGATGGTTACTGCTTGGATGGCTCCATTTGGGGGGGTTGGATGGCTACTGATTGGATGGCTCCATTTGGAGGTGTTAGATGGCTACTGATTGGATGGCTCCATTTGGGGGTGTTGGATGGCTACTGATTCATTGGATGCTCTGTTTGGGGATGTTGGATGGCTACTGATTCATCATTTGGCTCCATTTGGGGGTGTGAATGGTTACTGATTGGATGGCTCCATTTGGAGGTGTTAGATGGCTACTGATTGGATGGCTCCATTTGGGGGTGTTGGATGGCTACTGATTCATCATTTGGCTCCATTTGGGGTGTTGAATGGTTACTGATTGGATGGCTCCGTTTGGGGGTGTTAGATGGCTACTGATTCATCATTTGGCTCCATTTGGGGGTGTTGGATGGTTATTGATTGGATGGCTCCATTTGGGGGTGTTGGATGGCTACTGATTCATCATTTGGCTCCATTTGGGGGTATATGTCCCAAAGGCCTAAGGGGCTTCTATCTTATCTTACCCAGGACCCACACTATCCAGGGCTCTCCGTGCTTACTAATATTTGGGGCACTGGAGAGGACATCGCTCAGCAATGCCCAAACGCGTCCTCTGTTTTCCCTTCTCCAGGCCTTTTCTTGGGCCTCTTTGCCACCCAGCGGCCCCTTCCTCTTCAGGATAAGAAGTTTCAAACCCCCAAGGGCCATCTGGCCTCTGCTCGAAGCCCTCCAGGGAAAGGCCCCCGCCTCGCGATGGCCTGCCCTGGGATGGCTCCCATCATTGGGCCCTGATGAAGCCCTTCCttgcctccttttcttctctaggccattttaaagaggagcactcctgagttttcttttttcattgcttcAACGTCCAAGCCGTCCTCCTCGGGACACTCTCCAGCTGCTCCGGGTCTTTCCTCAGAAAGGCTGCTCAGTCCTCCAGATGGCGTCTGGCCAGAGCAGAGGCTAATGGGACGCTGGTCCTGGTGGGACGCTGGTCCTGGCCCCTGCTTCTCCCATGAGCCTCTTGCCTGCCAGATCCTGTTGTGACAGATACAAGCCCCGGCTCCCTCAGACCAGCTTCCCTCTCTTGGACTTTGCTGCTTTTCTGAACCCATGTAAGATTTTGCCTTAAATTCCACCACCCCCCCAAGTCAAACTGGCCCTTCTTCGGCCCTCTAAGAAGCCTCTCTGAGCGTTTATAGCAGAGATTGGCAATCCTTATTTTACCAAGAGTTAACTTGTGGGGGCTGTTCGGGGCACAGGGGATGGagcccagccctgaagtcagaaggacctgagttcaaatcctgcctcagacacttaacacttcctggctgtgtgaccctgggcaggtcacttaaccccaattgcctcagggaaaccCAAACAAACTTGTCTTTCTCACTAGCTCTAAAGGAAGTCATATTTTTGGACTCTCCATAGACCCTGCTCAGGGAACATGCTGCTGCCTGGGTGGAgatactggggggggggggggaagagcgCAGATCTGAAGGCCCCAGGCAGCTTGGATACCAGCATTTGAACTGAACTCTGAACCTCGAGGCTCCCAGGAGCGGCATCCCCCCCCATCATCTGTCACGCTTGTCCCCTCCTCCCGGAGCCCCAGCACGGCCTGGGCACTTGCTCTCCCTGGCCCAGCCTTTGGCTCTCTCCTTGCTCTCCAGCCAGTCCCCCAACCACCAAGGAACAGGTCTGACTGTGTTCTCCCTGCTCAGAAACCTGGGCCTCAGGCCAGCCCACGGGCCCCGAGATCGAGTCCAGACCTTCCAGCCTGGCATTTCAGGCCCCCTTCCAGGTGCTTCCGGATCACTCTAGCTCCAGACCACCTTCCCTCCtggctcttcctcctccttcattcCCTTTCCGAACCCCTCCGCACCCAGCCCGGAGCCTGCACGGCTAACACACTGTGGGGGCGATGACTGAATCGGCCTTCGGGGCTGAGGCCCCTCCAGAGTCTGTGGCCAGTCCCCCCTCGAAggttcccagagtgctctgcttTGTGCCCCTTCAGTGGCTCCCCAGTATCGCCCCCCTTTGGGCGCCCGCCCGCCCGGCCACCCGCCCACCCATTTCTATTCTGAGAACCTTGCTGGGCTTGAACGTCCCATAGGATCTCTGCCAACTGAAGCGTCCAACGGGAATCTCCACCACAGCCGGGGCCCTGCCCTCCAAGGATCGCGGGGCCACGGGGAGCGGGCCCCCAAGCCCAGGGATCTAATCTCCCCACGCTGGACGCAGGGCCCAGGCACTCAGTGGCGCTGTTCCCGCTGAATCCCGGCCGAGGAAGGGGAAAGGGCGGGGGCGGACGATGGGGCCGCAGGCGGGTCGGCTCCATGGCTCCGGCCTCCCCCAAGGGATCCTGGGCCCACACAAGCCTAAGGTGGGGCCCGACCGGGACTCGGGGCCAGGAGCAGGGGGAGGAGGGTGGGCCAGGCCAGAGGCAGGCCAAGGACAAGGCCGTCCTCTGCTCCGGGCAGACCGGTCAGAACAGGGCTGGGCGGGCTGGCTCCGGGAGTGAATTGGGACACGACGCTGTTTGTTTTTCTGTGGCTTTGGATAATCAGCCGCAGCccctgggaaggaaaggggatcGGATTTCCCATTGTTCCGGGCCGGAGCCTCACCTGCGCCCGTGTTTCCACCTGGGCTTTGGCTTGGAAAGCACCTCCCTTTGCTCATCACCAGCAGCAGGAGGGTCTGGGGGGGGGACGCAGAGGGAGGCGGGCGGTCAGGGAGGGAGGGCCCTGCCCCCGGTCTCACTGCTCCCTTCCTCTGTTTGCCAGGTGGGGGACAAGGATGCCCAGATCTGACGCGGAAGAGCCCCAGCCGGGAGGGCCCCAGAGGGCGCCGTAGCAGCCGGTGCAGCGACAGGCGGGCGGACCGGGCCGGGCAGCTCCTCACCTTGGGCCGGGGACCATGAAGCAGAAGAGGAAGGGGGTCCTGGGAGGTCAGGCTGCGCCGCGGAGAAAGCCGGCTTCGCCCTAGAGGGGCCGCGCCACCGTTTCTCCCGGGGGTCGGGGAGCGCCATGAGAGGCCGGGAACCAGCGGTCCGTCTGCGGCTGCCCGTCCGCGGGTCTTCCCCCCCCTGCCGGGACTGAGCCGGCTGGCACCGACCTTGGGTCCCCTCCCCCGGGGCGCGCCCGGCACGCGGCCTCACAGCTTCCGCCGCCAGCCGCGCCCGCCTCAGCTTCCCGCCCTCGGCCGGCCGCCCGCTGCTGTACCATGGGATGTCGGCAAAGCTCGGAGGACAAAGAGGCAGCTCGGCGGTCCAGGAGGATTGACCGCCACCTGCGCTCGGAGAGCCAGCGCCAGCGCCGCGAGATCAAGCTGCTGCTCCTGGGCACCAGCAACTCGGGCAAGAGCACCATCGTCAAGCAGATGAAGATCATCCACAGCGGGGGCTTCAACCTGGAGGCCTGCAAGGAGTACAAGCCCCTGATCGTCTACAACGCCATCGACTCGCTCACGCGCATCATCCGCGCGCTGGCCGCCCTCAAGATCGAGTTCCACAACCCCGACCGCGCCTATGACGCCGTGCAGCTCTTCGCGCTGACGGGCCCGGCCGAGAGCAGGGGCGAGATCACCCCCGAGCTGCTGGGGGTCATGAAGCGGCTCTGGGCGGACCCCGGGGTGCAGCAGTGCTTCTGCCGCTCCAGCGAGTACCACCTGGAGGACAACGCGGCCTACTACCTGAACGACCTGGAGCGCATCGCCGCGCTGGACTACATCCCCACCGTGGAGGACATCCTGCGCTCGCGGGACATGACCACCGGCATCGTGGAGAACAAGTTCACCTTCAAGGAGCTGACCTTCAAAATGGTGGACGTGGGGGGGCAGAGGTCGGAGCGCAAAAAATGGATTCACTGTTTCGAGGGCGTGACAGCAATAATCTTCTGCGTGGAGCTGAGCGGCTACGACCTGAAGCTCTACGAGGATAACCAGACGGTGAGTAAGGC
This genomic window contains:
- the GNAZ gene encoding guanine nucleotide-binding protein G(z) subunit alpha — its product is MGCRQSSEDKEAARRSRRIDRHLRSESQRQRREIKLLLLGTSNSGKSTIVKQMKIIHSGGFNLEACKEYKPLIVYNAIDSLTRIIRALAALKIEFHNPDRAYDAVQLFALTGPAESRGEITPELLGVMKRLWADPGVQQCFCRSSEYHLEDNAAYYLNDLERIAALDYIPTVEDILRSRDMTTGIVENKFTFKELTFKMVDVGGQRSERKKWIHCFEGVTAIIFCVELSGYDLKLYEDNQTSRMAESLRLFDSICNNNWFISTSLILFLNKKDLLAEKIRRIPLTVCFPEYKGQNTYEEAAVYIQRQFEDLNRNKETKEIYSHFTCATDTSNIQFVFDAVTDVIIQNNLKYIGLC